Genomic DNA from Thermodesulfobacteriota bacterium:
TCTCACGAGAAAGGTTCCAAGGATCATCGGCCAATAATGTTCGATGAGATAGACCAAGACGACGCCCTTATCGGCATTGATAAATCCATTGGGGCCGAACAGATCGATCGGTTCCATCTGAAGGAAGAAAGACATCAACATCGCATGGATCGTGTGGAAGAAGGTGAAATGAAGCCAGGTAAAAGCCCCGATTCCGATACTTCCGATGACCATTAAAAGGGGAGACAGGGTGGGCCCAGGGGTTTTGCCGTCCTTAAGGTCGTGGCCGAAGGTCTTCGCACGAAAGTAAGCGGAAAGGGGATCTCCTTTTATATTCAAGTCTTCATCCCTAAGCACCGGGAGTCCGGCGAGGTGGAGGAGGATGCGTAACACCGAGGAGAGAATCACCGCCCAGCCCGTAAGAAGACTCGACACCCATAGCCCCCAGCAGAGCTCATTGGCCTTCCAATCGAAATAGAAGGTCGAGATGGCCGTCAGAAGAAAGGCGAAAATCTCATAAAGGGGGGTTCTGGGGCTCATATATCTGAATTATATCTACCTGATTAAACGAATGGGGTCAATGCCATGGGCCTGGGGGTCAGAGTCCTACAGGGCCGATTCGATGGAACACCCAAATGAGATGTCGAAACCATCCGGATCGTGATGCAATTGCAACCTGCCAGAAATTTGAAGCAGGTTTTTGTGAAGAATGTTGCGAGTGTTTGAATACCGATTCGTGCTGCGAATGCAAGGACCCCATAGAGTACTGTAAATTCAGACCTCACTGCTTGATCTGGGAGATGTCGAAAGACAAGAGAAAGAGAAGGGGATAGATAGGGATCACGCGCTCTGGATTTAAGGAATCTCACCCTCCGGGGATTTAGAAAAAATAGCCCCGCCCAAGGTCCCGGTCCTGGCCTTTAAGATATTCGGCAATAAGGAAGCCAGAACCCCTCTCTATAGAGGAGGCGGGTGGTAGTGTCTCCCGGATTTGAAGGCCTTCCGTGATCAATCTTCGGAGGGATCTCTCCCCGTTTAAAAACCTCATATTCGGGGTCCCAGGGAAAGAGGAGGACCTCTCCTCCGAGATCTTTCAAGATGGGAAGAATCGGCTTTATCTCTTTTCTCCTCAAAGAGCTGAAGACCGCCTCAAGGTTCTCAAATTGGGAGAGATCCTCCATAATTTGAAGGGTAGGGGGGCTTAAGGCGACCTTTCCCCTTAAATTCTCCTCAAGGGCCTTCCGGGGTGTCAACCAGACCTCTGCAATGGTCTCCTTCCGGTCAAAACTCGCCTCCTGCCCTTCAGGATACCGGGCGAGGAAGAATCGCGTATCGAATCTTAGGGCTCTCGCCTCCGGCGTGATCCAATGGGCAAAGTAGTGGATTTGATCCAGGGCGAATAGGATCCTCAGTTCGCTGGCCATCTGGCAGATCGTCCGTTCGCCCTTTTGGAGGAGGCTTCGGTGATATTCAAGAGTCTTTCGGTCCTCATCCGTTTTTAATCGGAAAAGTTCGTTGTTTTCGTCGTAGGCCAAAAGGATGCCCGCTTCCTCGAAGAGTTCCCGAATCCCGGCAATCCAGTAGGCTAGACTTTCTTCCTCAGACAGGGAGCCTCCGAGGATCCGGCAGGCCTGTTCAGGGGTAAGGCCTTTGCTCAAGGCACAGGTCTCAACGGATCCGTCTTCCCGATCGACCCTGCCTCCCGGAAAGACGTAATTTCCGCCCATGAAGCTGCTCTTCTCATGCCGTTTGAGGAGAAAGACCTCAAATCCTTCTTGGGATTTGGAATCCCGAAGCAATATCACGGTGGCCGCTTTTTTGGGGACGGCTGGCATATCTTATCCTTTAACATACATGGGGTGGTTTATCCAATTGAAAAAGGTAAAAAATTGTGCCAAAACAGGGTGAGATCGATGAGAATGGGCGACTTGGATTTTAATTCCATCTTTTTGGATCGTGATGGGGATGGGTTTGTTGACTCCATCGATCTGCAAATTCACCTCGGTCCGTCCTGCGGAAATCCAAAAGTTCTCTGTGCCGTCCTCGACCTTTGTGCAGCGATCGGCTTTGAATCCATGGGGATGCATTTTCCCCTCGTCACAAAGAGGATGGCGAAAGACCCTTCCATCAGGAATCATCTCTATATCGGGACACCCCACGAACTTAAGAGAGCTCCTCAGGAGGATTGCCCGAACACCTATTTTATAAAGGGACCTTGTGTCGATGGTCTAACCGAGGAGATAAGTCATCTGGCGCGCCTTTTGATCTTGAAAAACGGGAAGAGCTTTCGGGGGTCGGCCCACCCAAAGGCTTCGCAAAGAGAGATGATAAGCCCCCTCAACCCTTTCTCGTTTTGGACCTTTTTTCAAGTTTCGTTTGAAGAGACCCCTTCGAACCTCATTTTCCCTTATAAAATCCTCCTGTTCAGCCATTTCCGTCCGGAAACGGCAATCGCCATAGCAAATTTTGTTGCCCGATTGGGCCTGGAGAGCCCTCACCTGACGTTTCCTCTTGCCTTTTCTGCCTCCGAGAAGATTAGAGAGAAGGGACCCTATATCTATATTGGGAAAAGGGAGGATTTGGGAAGGATCAGGATTGATGTTCCTGAGAAGATCTTTCGCTCTCGATGGGATTCGGGAATCTTTTTTGTCCCAAACGGGAAGGAGATCCCCGACATCTTGATGACGGGGAAGGAAAAAAGCCTCGAAAGCATCCTGACCCGTTTCAGTCTCCTCCCCACCGGTTCGAAGGGATCAAAAGATCCGGTCTCCCAGAAGATGAATGCCTTCCTCGAACACTTCAACGATTTCCTAAGAGTTCCCTTTCCTCCTCGTGCCTCCGGAAAAAAGATTGTCCGAAACTATGTCTTCGATGATGGGGAAGAAGAGGTTTTAAGGAGATTGAAAAGAGGTTTGGGAGAAAGAGATCTCAGGGATGAACCCATCGCGATTCAGATCATGATCGCGAAGCCAGAAAGAGAGAGAAGAAAACTGGCGCAGTTGATTACCCATCGCCTGGTCAATCTGGGAGCGGATAGGAAGAGAATCGACGTAAAAGTTCTAAATGCTTACAAGCCAGGGTTGAGCTGGATGAAGGAGGTCGTTCTAAAAGAACTCGAAAAGAGAGGAGCGGATCGAGTCGAAATAGCCTTTAAACCTTTTTTGAAGAGGGGACTGGAAGAATCCCTTCGTTGGCTCCAGGAAGTCTATCCCATCGACGAGATCTTTGCCAAAAAATTGAAAATCCCCAAAGAGAGGGTCGGGTTCAAAAAAGAGAGTAGGATAAAAGAGGCCTATCGGGTGGTGGGATGGCAAGGGGCCCAAAAGGTTCTTGAGGCCCAGTTTTCTCCCAAGTGGCGCACGATCGACTATCTTCCCGCGTTTCCTCGAATGGGGAAGGTTCATCCTTGTACGGGTTGGATCAATGTCAGAGTGGGAGGCGAGGAGGTGGTAAATCGAGAGGTCAGGACTGGAATCGATAGGATCTGGGAGATTTACCAGAAAAAGGTCCTCCCACGGGTCGAAAAGGAAGCGTATCGCATCATCGTAAAAAATCACCTCCCTCCTTCCTCTCCCGTCTTCCATGAGCTTCGGTTTGACATATTTTATCGTTATCCCTCGGAACCCTTAGGGATCGATGAAGAGCGGATTTCTCCCCTTGAAGCCCTCCATGAAGACCTCTATTTTGTCACTTTAGACTTTTTTTCTAACTATTCCCAAAATACATTCCAAACGAATTACGCGCCTGGCCGAATCCTGCCCGTGATTCACCCCAATCCTCCCCATTCAAAGGCCAGGTTGCGATTTACCCTCACCCATCGGCCAGAAGAACGGGAGGATTGGAACCGAAAGGGGAAGATCTCGATCCGCGGACTTTCTTTTTTTAAGAGGGACCTTTGTCTCTACTTATCGGTTGCGGCAGAACGTCTTAGGGACCAAAAGGGACTGATGGAAAAGGTTCGCTCCTTTAGGACCTTACACCATAGCCCCTTCAGAATCGAAAGAATTTCGAAGGGAAAAGGGAGGAGAAAGGATCTCGAGCTCCTTGTAAAGGCTTCGGGCTTATGGTCCCGGAAGCCCCTTGGGCCTTCAACGAAGACCCAACGGATCGACATTCCAATGGAAAGACCCATCGGATATCGGGATGGCCTCGCCCTGATCCAGTCCCTCGAGGGTCTGCCGGGCGTCGAAATTGTGCGGGAAGGAACTTCTTCCGCGGGCCTTCCCATCTATTCTATAGAACATTCGTTTCCTTCTCCGACCCCCTTTATCTCTCATGCGAAACGAGCCCTTTTCAAACCGACCTTTTTTATCAACTGCCGCCACCATGCCAATGAGGTTTCCAGTACTAACGCGGGGTTAAAACTCTCCTATCTCCTTGCAACCCGTCCCCGGTTCCAGAAACTCCTGAAGAAGGCCAATGTGGTCCTCAATCCGATGGAGAATGTGGACGGTGTCGCTCTTTTAGAGGAAATGTTAAATCTGACGCCAAAAGACAAGCTCCATGCCGGACGCTATAACCTCGTTGGCCTGGAATATTATGACCAATACTTTAACCCAGACACCCCTTTCGGAGAGGCCCGAGTGAAGGCCGATATCTGGAAGAGGTGGCTTCCCGACATCTGTGCAGACAACCATGGCTTTCCAAGCCATGAGTGGGAGCAGCCCTTCTCAGGATATGCGCCTTTTCGATTCAGGGAATGGTGGATCCCGAGGGCCTTTTTCTTTTTCTACCTCCCTTTTCTCGAAAAAAGGGAAGGCTCGACCGCAAGGAACCGTTCCGAACGGTTTGGAAAGTGGATCTGGACCTTTCTGGAAAAGGACAAAAAGGTCCTTTGGCGGAATCAGCGCCTTTTCGATCGCTATTGGAAGTATCGGGGGCAATGGATGATTCCCCATGGAAAGGAAAGGAAGCCAGAAACTCTCCCGCTTCAGAGACGATTCCGAGGGATCAATTTTGCTTACCGTTATCCTCACCTGACGACCCTTGATTTTATCACCGAGGTGGCCGATGAAGTCGCCTGGGGGTCATGGTTAAAGGACGCCGTTACGGTGACCCTCAAGACCCATCTGGCTGTCCTTCGCTTATTGAATTCCATTCCAATTCTTGTTAAGAAGGAGTATTTCCGGGAAGGGGCGACGATCCATGTGTTTTGGCGGCGAAGGCGTCCCTTGACGTTTTGATGGAAGGTCATTCGCTTTTTAGAAGCTCAAGAAGGAGGTAAGGGTATGAAACGAGCAGGTTGGGTATTCTTCCTCGTGGCGGCCTTGGCATTTCCCCAGGTCTCCCTTGCACAAAGGCCGGTCAAAGGCGGCACCCTGACCTGGGGGAGGGGAGGGGACTCCGTGACGCTCGATCTCGCCCAGGCCACGGATGGGGAATCGATTAAAGCCGGGATCCAGATCCTGGAAAATTTGGTGATGTTTAAGAAGGACAGCATGGAGGTGGAACCCCAGCTGGCGACCTCGTGGAGTGTCTCGAGCGACGGCCTGGTCTGGACCTTTAAATTGCGCAAAGGGGTGAAATTCCATGACGGGACCCCCTTCAATGCCCATGCGGTCAAGGTCTCCTTCGATCGCGTGATCGACAAGAACCATCCCTTTCACAAATACGGGACCTGGAGATTTCCTGCCCTCGGGCTCGGACCCGTGAAAGAGGTAAAAGTAATCGATGAATATACCGTTGCCCTGAGAACGGAAAAACCTTATGCCCCACTGGTGGCCAACTTAGCCCTCTGGCTCTGTCCGATCCTCTCTCCTGCGGCCCTTGAAAAATATAAGGAGGATATCGGGAGAAACCCGGTGGGGACCGGACCGTTTAAATTCGTCAAGTGGGTCAAGGACGACCAGATCATCGTTGAGAGAAACGAGGACTATTGGGGAGAGAAACCGCATCTGGATCGGATCATTCTCAAATCGATCCCGGAAGTGTCCGCGCGGTTCATGGCCCTTCAAACGGGAGCGGTCGATATCGCCGATGACCTCGACCCAGATTCGATCCAGATGGCCAAAGGGAATCCGAATCTAAGGGTGATCGAGCAGCCGAGCGTCAACGTCGGCTATCTGGCCATGAATACGAAAAAGCCGATCCTCAGCAACAAGCTGGTCCGACAGGCCATTAGCCACAGCATTGACAAACAGACCATCATCAAGACGATCTTCAGGGGCCTGGCCATCCCCGCCAAAAGCCCCTTCCCTCCGAGCATCTGGGGTTACAATTACAAAATTGTGGATTATGATTACAATGTCCAGAAGGCCAAGGACCTCCTGGCCCGAGCGGGTTATCCCAAAGGGTTTGATATCGAACTCTGGGCCATGCCCGTGTCCAGGGCTTATATGCCGGAACCCGTCAAAACCGCAGAGCTGATTCAGGGGTATCTGGCTGCCGTGGGCATCAATGCCAAGATCGTTCGGCATGAGTGGGGCGTCTATCTGGACAAGACCTCAAAAGGGGAGCATGACCTCTGCATGTTAGGGTGGCTTGGAGGCAATGCCGATCCGGACAATTTCCTTTATGGCCTGCTTCACTCCGATAACGCCAAGCCCCCTGCGGCCAACATTGCCTTCTGGCAACATCCGGAATTTGATCGGCTCGTCAAGGAGGCCCAGGGCCTTTTCGGAAAAGAGAAGCGATCTCCTTTCTATCTAAAGGCGCAAGAGATCTTCCATGAAGAAGCGCCTTGGGTTCCCCTCGTTCATTCCACCGTCGTCAGGATTCATCACAAGAAGCTCCAAAACGTTCCGCTTCGTCCGAACGGCCTCAATTCTTTTGAAATGGTG
This window encodes:
- a CDS encoding M14 family metallopeptidase, whose product is MTGKEKSLESILTRFSLLPTGSKGSKDPVSQKMNAFLEHFNDFLRVPFPPRASGKKIVRNYVFDDGEEEVLRRLKRGLGERDLRDEPIAIQIMIAKPERERRKLAQLITHRLVNLGADRKRIDVKVLNAYKPGLSWMKEVVLKELEKRGADRVEIAFKPFLKRGLEESLRWLQEVYPIDEIFAKKLKIPKERVGFKKESRIKEAYRVVGWQGAQKVLEAQFSPKWRTIDYLPAFPRMGKVHPCTGWINVRVGGEEVVNREVRTGIDRIWEIYQKKVLPRVEKEAYRIIVKNHLPPSSPVFHELRFDIFYRYPSEPLGIDEERISPLEALHEDLYFVTLDFFSNYSQNTFQTNYAPGRILPVIHPNPPHSKARLRFTLTHRPEEREDWNRKGKISIRGLSFFKRDLCLYLSVAAERLRDQKGLMEKVRSFRTLHHSPFRIERISKGKGRRKDLELLVKASGLWSRKPLGPSTKTQRIDIPMERPIGYRDGLALIQSLEGLPGVEIVREGTSSAGLPIYSIEHSFPSPTPFISHAKRALFKPTFFINCRHHANEVSSTNAGLKLSYLLATRPRFQKLLKKANVVLNPMENVDGVALLEEMLNLTPKDKLHAGRYNLVGLEYYDQYFNPDTPFGEARVKADIWKRWLPDICADNHGFPSHEWEQPFSGYAPFRFREWWIPRAFFFFYLPFLEKREGSTARNRSERFGKWIWTFLEKDKKVLWRNQRLFDRYWKYRGQWMIPHGKERKPETLPLQRRFRGINFAYRYPHLTTLDFITEVADEVAWGSWLKDAVTVTLKTHLAVLRLLNSIPILVKKEYFREGATIHVFWRRRRPLTF
- a CDS encoding ABC transporter substrate-binding protein codes for the protein MKRAGWVFFLVAALAFPQVSLAQRPVKGGTLTWGRGGDSVTLDLAQATDGESIKAGIQILENLVMFKKDSMEVEPQLATSWSVSSDGLVWTFKLRKGVKFHDGTPFNAHAVKVSFDRVIDKNHPFHKYGTWRFPALGLGPVKEVKVIDEYTVALRTEKPYAPLVANLALWLCPILSPAALEKYKEDIGRNPVGTGPFKFVKWVKDDQIIVERNEDYWGEKPHLDRIILKSIPEVSARFMALQTGAVDIADDLDPDSIQMAKGNPNLRVIEQPSVNVGYLAMNTKKPILSNKLVRQAISHSIDKQTIIKTIFRGLAIPAKSPFPPSIWGYNYKIVDYDYNVQKAKDLLARAGYPKGFDIELWAMPVSRAYMPEPVKTAELIQGYLAAVGINAKIVRHEWGVYLDKTSKGEHDLCMLGWLGGNADPDNFLYGLLHSDNAKPPAANIAFWQHPEFDRLVKEAQGLFGKEKRSPFYLKAQEIFHEEAPWVPLVHSTVVRIHHKKLQNVPLRPNGLNSFEMVWKEK